A window from Pelodiscus sinensis isolate JC-2024 chromosome 31, ASM4963464v1, whole genome shotgun sequence encodes these proteins:
- the LOC142821552 gene encoding uncharacterized protein LOC142821552, translated as MAVAEPVSFEEVAVYFSEEEWALLDTGQRALYRDVMQENYEAVSWLGFPVPKAHVLSWVEQREELQIPDLQGCEEGEIISDTHTAGDEMLKENNERSLQEEGPEQMASCGVLVGRSEGHVSQSPDQGETCDSQRSLQRQQGNHPGAEQDKSSDRSRRLKTNIETVQTKIPHQHSPCSCSDCAAPIKHERAHTGEKPFSCSDCGKSFSRRSHLVNHRRVHTGEKPFSCSDCGKSFSWRSDLVNHRRAHTGEKPFSCSDCGKHFSQRSNLVSHRRVHTGEKPFSCSDCGKSYSQKSYLVIHRRAHTGEKPFSCSDCGKSYSQRSSFVNHRRVHTGEKPFSCSDCEKRFKRRSHLVRHRRTHAGEKPFSCPDCGKSFCRQSQLVSHRRAHTGEKPFSCSNCGKSFSQRSHIVMNKRTHTGEKPFSCSHCGKSFSQKLHLVRRRKTHMQETIQLF; from the exons atggccgtggcggagccggtgagcttcgaggaagtggctgtgtatttctccgaggaggaatgggctctgttggacacaggccagagagccctctacagggatgtgatgcaggagaactacgaggctgtgagctggctgg GATTTCCAGTCCCCAAAGCTCATgtgctctcctgggtggagcaaagggaagagctgcagatcccggatctccaaggctgtgaggaaggggagatcatcagtgatACTCACACAG caggtgatgagATGCTGAAAGAGAACAATGAGAGGAGTCTTCAGgaggaaggacctgagcaaatGGCTTCATGTGGGGTATTAgtgggaagatctgaagggcatgtttctcagagtcctgatCAAGGAGAGACTTGTGACAGTCAGCGTAgtctacaaaggcagcagggaaaccatcccggAGCAGAACAGGATAAATCCAGTGACaggagcagaaggttgaaaacaaacatagAAACTGTTCAAAcaaaaatcccccatcaacattcaccttgttcttgcagtgactgtgcagctcctattaaacatgaaagagcccacacaggagagaaacccttcagctgctctgactgtggaaaaagcttcagtcggaggtctCACCTTGTTaaccataggagagttcacaccggagagaaacccttcagctgctctgactgtgggaaaagcttcagttggaggtcagaccttgttaaccataggagagcccacacaggagagaaacctttcagctgctctgactgtgggaaacaCTTCAGTCAGAGATCAAACCTTGTTagccataggagagttcacaccggagagaaacccttcagctgctctgactgtgggaaaagttacaGTCAGAAGTcataccttgttatccataggagagcccacacaggagagaaacccttcagctgctctgactgtgggaaaagttacaGTCAGAGGTCAAGCTTTGTTaaccataggagagttcacaccggagagaaacccttcagctgctctgactgtgagaAAAGGTTCAAacggaggtcacaccttgttaggcATAGGAGAACCCacgcaggagagaaacccttcagctgccctgactgtgggaaaagcttctgtcgacagtcACAGCTTGTcagccataggagagcccacacaggagagaaacccttcagctgctctaactgtgggaaaagcttcagtcagaggtcgcACATTGTTATGAataagagaacccacacaggagagaaacccttcagctgctctcactgtgggaaaagcttcagtcagaagttGCACCTGGTTAGACGTAGGAAAACCCACATGCAAGAAACcattcagctgttctga